The window ATGGGAGGGTGACACCCCCGGCTTCGACCTTGGGGGGGCTTCACGAGACTGGGAGGGGACACTTCACCCCAGTGGGGTGACACAGGTGACGCCGAGCCCCTTCCCCACCTTCCCACAGTGTCTGCCAGTTCCTGAGGCGGTGCCAGAGCCCCCAGGGTGGATTTGGGGGGGGTCCCGGCCAGCACCCCCACCTTGCCCCCACCTACGCCGCAGTCAACGCGCTCTGTATCATCGGCACCGAGGAGGCCTTCGGCGTCATCGACAGGTccggggggctgggggaggctgggTGGGAGGGGGGGGTGCACGTCCCCCCTCTCACAACCGCTGGCTCCCGCAGGAAGAAGCTCTTGGAATACCTGCACTCGCTGAAGCAGCCCGATGGCTCCTTCCTCATGCACGTGGGTGGAGAGGTGGATGTCAGGTGGGTGAGGGCTGCGTGGTGGGGCTGTTTTGGAGGGCCTGGGCGTGTTGGGAagccagtgctggaagcagatgCTGTGGTGGGGAGCTGGTTCCATTCTGGGGATTCAGTGCCGGGAGCTGGTGATGTTTGTGGGAGCCAGTATTGTTTTGGGGAGCTGGTGCTATGGTGGGGAGCCACTGCTGATTTGGGGTACAGTTCTGGGGAGTCAGTGCTGTTTTGGGGAGCAAGTGGTGGGGGCTGGTGACATTCTGAGGAGCCAGTGCCACGGCAGGGTGCAGTTTTGGGGTTGCAGTTGTGTTTTGGGGAGCTGGTGGTGTTTTGGGGAGTGGCTGGTCCCACACTAGAGTACCAGTGCTTTTTTGGGGAGTTGGTAGTGTGGTGGGGAGCCAGTGCCATGCAGAGGTGTAGTTTTGGGAAGCCAGTGCTGTTTTGGGGTGCTGCTGCTATGGTAGGGGACCAGTGACACAAGCTACTGCCACAGCAGGGTGCCATTGCAGGGAGCCAGTGCTGGGTCAGGGACCTTGTGCCATTTTGGGGAGCCGGTGTAATTTTAGGGAGCTGGTGCCACTTTGGGGTGCCAGTGCCACATCCCTGAGCATCCATCTCCTGAATCTCTGGGCACCCTTTCCCCGCAGGAGCGCCTACTGCGCCGCCTCAGTGGCCTCGCTGACCAACATCCTGACACCCTCACTCTTCGCTGGGACGGCCGAGTGGATCGCCAGGTGAGATCTGGGGACAGGTGGGGGACACGGGATGACATTCCCGGCGTTCCTGCTGCCCTGACCCCGCTCCCACAGGTGCCAGAACTGGGAGGGTGGGATGGGCGGCGTGCCTGGCATGGAGGCGCACGGCGGCTACACTTTCTGCGGCGTGGCCGCGCTGGTCATCCTCAAGCAGGAGCATCTGCTGAACCTCCGGAGCCTGCTGGTGAGTGGCCCCTCTCCGGGATACTGGGGATCTCATCCTGCCAGGGATCTTGGGTCCCACGCTGGTTCCTGTCACCCCGCAGCACTGGGTGACCGGGCGGCAGATGCGCTTCGAGGGCGGGTTCCAGGGCCGCTGCAACAAGCTGGTGGATGGGTGCTACTCCTTCTGGCAAGCTGGGCTTCTGCCCCTGCTCCATCGGGCACTCCATGCCAGGGGTGAGTTGCCACAGGCTTTGTCCATCCCCAGAGCGGCATCTTGAGGGATTTGACACCTTCTCTGGGGTTTCTCCTCTGGGTTTCCCTTCCAGGTGATCCAGCGCTGAGCATGGCACACTGGATGTTTGACCAGCTGGCCCTGCAGGAATACATTCTCCTGTGCTGCCAGTGCCCAGCCGGCGGGCTGCTGGATAAGCCAGGAAAGTGAGTGCCGGGAGGAACACAGGGCTGCCTGGCATCAGGGATGCCCAGGTGCCCCCTCAGCATCCCAGGTATCTCCTTGCATACAGATCCCGGGATTTCTACCACACCTGCTACTGCCTGAGCGGGCTGGCCATTGCACAGCACTTCGGAAGTGGAGACCTGCACAATGAGGTGGTCTTGGGTGTTCCTGAGAATTGCCTGGTAAGTGCTACACGTtgctggggtgggcagggatgAGCTTCCAGcgctctgcagctctgagaaAGGCAGATCCAATGGCCGTGGAAAGAGTTGGgagttcagcctgga is drawn from Prinia subflava isolate CZ2003 ecotype Zambia chromosome 5, Cam_Psub_1.2, whole genome shotgun sequence and contains these coding sequences:
- the FNTB gene encoding protein farnesyltransferase subunit beta, with protein sequence MMMQSMTSHRSDAAGPGGGMVAPPRTRVGPRRGNGERGVARREGAWPGAVGAARGAAARPLPAAVARCSRGRSMAGAAPGSAGRRRLRDDGLRTCTSAEQSKVEDIVQEVYDAYKTNHHSSQYVLQREKHFHYLKRGLRQLTEAYECLDASRPWLCYWILHSLELLDEPIPESVASDVCQFLRRCQSPQGGFGGGPGQHPHLAPTYAAVNALCIIGTEEAFGVIDRKKLLEYLHSLKQPDGSFLMHVGGEVDVRSAYCAASVASLTNILTPSLFAGTAEWIARCQNWEGGMGGVPGMEAHGGYTFCGVAALVILKQEHLLNLRSLLHWVTGRQMRFEGGFQGRCNKLVDGCYSFWQAGLLPLLHRALHARGDPALSMAHWMFDQLALQEYILLCCQCPAGGLLDKPGKSRDFYHTCYCLSGLAIAQHFGSGDLHNEVVLGVPENCLQATHPVYNIAPEKVARAVMHFLQYPVPSLDPASAAK